The sequence GCATCTTCTTTTGCTGCATCTAATCTGATCTCCATAACAGTCTTGGGTGCCAAGTGGTGGCTTTATCCTCCATGCCAGGTAAGGAAATGAAACTCAGAGCAGTGAAATCAGACCCTGGGCAGCAGCCCTGGTAACCAGGGCAGTGGAAAAGGAGGCACATGGACCGAGGCTCTGTGTTGCTGTGGGGTCTAGGGCAACTTCTCTGATCCTCGGAGTGGTAACAGAAGCTGGGGTCAAGGGCTTGGAGTTAAAAACAAAACGAAGTCGGATTCTGGTCCCTATTATGTTACTGGCtggatgtgtgaccttgggcaagttacctaacctcccTGAGCCTTCCTTCTTCTGTGAAGATAAGTAGACTCTACCTACAGGATTGTGGTCATGACTGTTGTTATGCACATAACAATAAGGATTTAATAAATGGTAATTCTGATTatatcatctctaaaatggggcgCTTGTGCCTGTGAGGAGACAGATGGgttaagagggggaaaaaacgCCTTTGTGGGATGTGAGAGATGAGAACATGGTCAGGGGAGGAAAAGACTGTTTGACTTGTGTGAGCTGGGCCCATACACTCTGAAAGATGATCAGATGACTGCTTGTGATGTGAGGTCATGTCAAAAGCTAGCTTGGGGTCAGAGGTCACTGACTCACATATTTCCAGCCCAAAGTGGTCTTGCAGTTCTCGCAGTGGATATCAGCGACAGCATGAAGGCCTGTCAGCAGCACCCGCTCCTCGGCTGGCCCGCAGCCCACGTTCACCCTGTGGGGACATGGGGGCAGTCCCAGGGAGGGTCCCGCCATCACAAAGCCCACCTCTAGCTTGTATCCAACTGTGCCTGTCCTTAGCTTCTTGCCTGAACCAGGGGGCTTTGAGAGTCTCAGCATGATGCCATGGGTCACAGGTCACAACAGAGGTCaggaaaagaaagacaggagGACAAATACTCACACGGAATTGAAGAGGTAGGCACGCCCCTGACTGCCCTGGAAGGActaaggaaagggagagaagagggggtcAGGGTTATTGGCGGGGAGCTACCAAGCAGCCCTCAAGCCTCCCATTCCAGCCCCAACTGTGATCCGGTTACCTTGGAGATGAGGTCGTCGTGGTTGGCCAGGTGAGCACGGCAGTGGGCACAGCTATACCTTCGGTGACAATCATCCAAGTAGGCCTGAAACGTCTTGGGTTTTGAAATCCGCACCATGGCGGGGGCCAGGGGCAGTGGCCCCACGCGGGGAGCGGCCcacggggagcagagggagcccaGTGCCTGTTGGGGAGGGAGTGAGTGTATTGTCAGGACCCCAGCCACACACAAGCAGGCACGCCCAGGGCCACGGGGACTCTCTGTGTCACACTTGGCTGCTGtctcctctccccagagccagcagcctctccaggGGCCAGAACTGGCTCAGTTTTGACTCACTGAAGAGGCCTCAAGTTGCAtcattggggaaactgaggctaggaGGAGCCCAAAATGAGTCACCCACCTGCTTTCAGCCTCACCCCAGCTGACCTGGCAACTGAAACTGGAGGAAGGGGCTTTAGGGTGGGTGAGCTGTCAGTTCTGTttagggaagcaggagggggctAGGAATTGGATGGTCGTTAGGACCTCATGTGAACTGCGGAGGGCGGAGCTGGGGGGCGGCTGCATGTACCGTGCAGGAAGCTCACCTGGGGAAAAGGTCCCGCACCCGGAGGAGGCTGGGGCCTCCCTGAAGTTGGAGGGTCACCGAGGGGGGAGGAGCTCTTACCTGGGGACGCCGAACCTCGTCTATGCCGAGGGGCTCTTACCTGCATCGCGGAGCCTTACCTGAGACCCGGGGCTCACCtggggcgcggggtggggggcgggcgccGGGGAAGGGGACAGTCCTcgctggcggggcggggctcgGGGCGACGCGCAGCCCTGAGGATGCGGGCCTCACCTCGCCTGGGCGCGCGGGAGCCCGGTCCGCCGGGGTGGctggcctgggagtggggggcCCTGGTGGGCGCcgtcccccaccccggcccggTTCACAGTCGCCGCGACTTGTTTACACCGAGAacagctgctgccgccgctgcggcgggagggggagggggccagcCCCTGGGCCCCGCGGCGCCGCGGCCAATCGGCGCACAGCATGCAAATGAGGGGGCGCGTCACACCGCGGCCAGCGCAGGCCGGGCTACCCCGCCCCCGCTCCGGCTCGGCCGCCCGGAAATGCGGCTGCCGCCCGCTGTCCACCCGCCGCCCGGcggcccggccctgcccggcccggcccggcccggcccggccgcccctCGGGCCTCCCGCGATTCTTGAAGGGGCACGTGTGTGAGGTACCTGACCTGCGCGGGGTTAGGAGGGGGACGGTGTCTGGATGCACGCCCCCGGGGACATAATAGTCATAATTCCCTGCGTTCCCCCCGCCCGGGCCCACCCTTCATCCCCGCTGCAGTCCcgaggcagctgctgctgctgctctcctgCTGCCGGGGTTGtccgcctgcaggaggcagagctggcgTTCTCACCGGTCCGAGTCCACGGCCTTGGCCGTAGCACCAGGGACAGCCTCGGAATGGAGGAGCTAAAGGTGTGGTCGGTTAGACCCCGAGGCCAGAGCCTGGGAACAAGCCGAGCCCAGCTGAGCAGCACCCGCTCCAGGGGAGCCCCGTCCCTCCAGCTGCGTCGGTGTCTGCTGGgggcttccccttcccctttctcaccTGAGTGTTTACACAGGCCGGCCCTGCTAACCTTGTCCTGTTCCCTGCACGGCCCCAGGGCCCGGCCTGGCCTCCAGTCGTCCCCAGGCTGGTGAAAGCCGgtttcacaaatgagtgacagACATGCCGCTGAGAGGGCCGGGGAACTGGGAGCTTCTGGAGCAGGAAACCCGGGCGGGGAAGGTTGGAGTGGCGAGGCAGCAAGTGGGGCTGTGGGCCCGCCGCCCGCCATGCCCACCTCTGCAGCCAGGTGAGGAGGCGCAGGGCCAGCCAAGCCCCTCGCCGTGTGCCTGGCTCTCAGTGGCCTCAGAAGAATGGACCCATTATCTGTGGCTCTGAAGGGACATTCCTGAGGAGCGTGGCGGCCAGGCTGGCACAGGGTGTGGCATTACTCTGGGTCTGGAATGTGGTGGAACCAGTGGGCCAGGCTGGTTCGGGTCCCAGACTCCAGCCTTAGGCTGccatctttagggttttctaggaTCTCTGACACCCGGACACCCTCTACCCCCTGAAAAGAATGCAGAAAGTCTtgactaaaaaaatatttattgggaaagagaaacattgttgagGGCATGGGCCCCCGGCTTAGGAGACTTGGGCCGCTGCTCGGTGGTTGTCCAGGTAGCGCCTCAGGGCCGTGGGGTAATCGGTCATGACGCCAGTGGCCCCCAGACTGTAGGCCACTTCAAAATCCGACTCTTCGTTAAGGCACCAAAATAccacctgggaggggagaggggtcgtTTCCAAACAGCTTGACCTCGAACTGCCCATTGCACCCAGCTGGTCAGAGCTCTGCTCCGTGGAGGCCTCCCGGCCGAATGCTGGGGAGCCGTTGGCTCCATTTTCAGAAATTTTTCCAATTGGTTTGGAACACAGccattattaaatattaagttgTATAAACTTGCAATTCTGTAAACCGTATTAAAAACAAAGGCAATAAAATCTAGACACTCATCACTTCCTCCCTCATACTTCCCCTATGCCCTGGAGAAGATTTATGTCTGTCGAATGTGTCCGGTGGAAATACTCTGCAGCGATGTGCCACCTCCCATCTCTTCCCAGCTCCGCTCAGCGACGTCACGTTGGTAGCCCGAAACCGGCCCAGGCAGCATGTACCACGGAAGCCAGCTGTGGGCTGTTTACCAGCAGGCCGCCGCCGCCAGCCTGCCCGCGCCCGctgctgccctcccttccctgcctgccgAGTCCTCTCCGGTGGGCACTGACCTGGGGGGACCGGGATCTGTGCCCTGGGCAAGCCCCTGGGCCTCTGGGTTCCTAATGTGACAGCTGAGCGGTGAGGTCCGGCCTCCTAGAGTCCCGGTGAAGCCCCAGGGAGTGGGAGGGCTCATCCTCACTTGCCCTCATCCAGTCGGTGGCTTGTCTGTGAGTAAACTCTCTCATCCATCCCACTGTCACCACTTGAGCCCAAATCCTGTCAGTGACAGCATCCGCCTCCTCCTGAGACTCTGCTTCCACAGTGGCCCCCACAGTCCCTTCTGCACATGGCTGACCCTCCCTCAGCAAATCTCAATGGTCTCTTCCCTCAAAAGCTTCCCCTCCCTTTGGGCAGAAGCCCAGGCTCCTTCCGGAGGTCCTTGGGTTGCCTGTCGCAGCCTCTGCTGCCTTCTCCAGCCCCCCGGCGCCGCGTCCTCCAGGCTGCCGTGGTGGGAGCCGCTCTGTCTCAGACTGCCGGCCTCTAGCTCCTCTGGGCCTTCCCACGGGGGCCTCCCGCCTGCGCTCTCCTGGTGCGCCCCTGGAGCCAGCCCTCACTTCTCCCCGAGGCCTCTGACCCCCAGGCCACCGCACtttccctctctgtctttccttttcctttccctgtgACGGCGATGgcctgcttccttcccctctgccccGGTCAACTCCCTACTCAGTGCCTCGTGCCCGGAATATATGCCCAGCAGAGGTTTGCTAGTAAATGACCTGGTCAGAGCGGGAGCCTGGGAGCGGAGGAGGTGGGCAGGCTGGTGTTTTCCTTCTGGTCTTTGCCCAGCCCCTCACAGGGGTCAGGACAGTTCAGTGCATCACCGGAACGGCTAGCGTTTGTCAAGCCCTTGCTAAGTACCAGTTGCATATCCAGAGGAGCTGCCTATGTCATTAGCCCCATTTACAGTGAAGACACCGAGGCTCTGAGGGGGACCTGCCCGAGGCGCCAGCTGGTCCGCGGCAGCGCGGTGACGGGACAGCTGTGCCAGCCCGCGCTGTGCACGGAGGTGGCGAAGCCTCACCTGCACTCCTCGCTGCTCCAGGTGCTGGATCAGACTTTTCCTCATGATGAGCCTGGTGGGGAGGCGGGTGGCAAAGGTCAAGATGAGGGGGACCGAGGAGAAGGGCAGAGGCAGGTCTCTATGGGGACACTCCACCCAGCCTTCTCGCCCACCTCACCATTTAGTAACCACGGCTGACAGCTGGTTCAGCCCCGAGCAGGAGAATGGGAAGTAGGTCCTGTGGAGGAGGGGTATCGTGGTCAGTCCATGGGTCTCTCTCCGTCAcggggtggagagggggtggtCGTGATCCCTGACCAGTGAAACCTACTCCCTCTTAAAAGAAcctttgcagccctggccaatttggctcagtggatagagtgttgctctgtggactgaagggtcccgggttcaattccggtcaagggcacattcctcgggttatgggctcgatccccagtagggggcgtgcaggaggcagctgatcagtgattctctctcatcattgatgtttctatctctccctccctctcccttcctctctgaaataaaaaataaattttaaaaaagaacctttGCAGTTGCCCAGACAAACAGTTCACCCTTTGTTCAGTGAGATCCTACTCCCACCTCCTGACTCCATGCTTTGAGGGTGTGCCCACCCCTCACTGTTTTTCTGAAGGGAAGCTGAGTCTTGGAGAGTTTCAttaacttgcccgaggtcacatgCAAGTCTGTGGCGGGGCCAGGGCTGACACCTAGCCTGGTTCCCAAGCTGGACACAGCCTGGAGGCCCTCCCGGTTGGGCCTGACCAGCCTCCTGAGAACAGACAGCGTTTAATGGGTCGGCTGCTTGCCCCTGATTGTCCCACTCCAGGGGTGACTCTAGAGGCCCTTCCCAGGCTTTGGAGTCGGACCCAGGGCAAGGCAGGCTCTGGACTTCTAGCTGGATCACCTCGAGCAAGTTATGGgagctctgagcctcagattctcCATGTTCTGTGGGGTCATGACTCCTCTACGTCCCGGGGGTGCTGCAAAGTAAAGCTCAGCTAACTGAAGGAGGTGGAAACACTGTAAATCCTGTATAAAAATGCTACACACAGAGTTCTGTAGTATAAAGATGTCTTTGTAGCAAAGGATtgtgggggctggctgggagcTTCCCATGACAACAGAGGGCAGCAGACAGCACGGGGCCACGGGAACGAAGGTCTCTGACAGCGGGGGAGGGCCCGGCCCCAGAGCTGGTGAAGTATCCCAACTCCTCACACTTGACCCAGATGTTACTTTGTTAATCCTTGTTTCCCCGGCAGGAAAACACTTGCTTTTCCTTTTGAGGATCAGAGGGATGCTGTCATTAACATGTGTCTCCCTAGCCAGACTGGAAGCTGAGGGCCTTGCCCCACCCACACTGCTTGATTATTAGTGTCGCTGCACCTGGAACAGAGGAGGCATTCGATAAATACTagttggatgaatggatgagtaaATGAACGTTTTGTTCCCAAACTCGATCCACACCTACATACTAGTACATTTGCACTGAATGCCACAGGGTTCATGGTCCTCTTAGTATTCGCGAATGCTGCGTGAGAACCCCTGTCTTCAAAGGACTGTGGGGGTTATCCTGAAGGTGGCTGGGGACCCTACAAAACGGGGCTTGAGACGGGGGGTGTTTTTCTAAGGACAGAAGCAGCTGGAAGCCTGGGGGAGGATGGAGAAGGGAGATGGGGACCCTGCAGGCACCTGTTGATGATGGTGGGCAGGAAGCACAAGAGGAACTTCTCAGGGATAGAGACGAAGGGCAGCAGCCCCAGGTAATACAGCAGTAACAGCCGGATCACTCGGCATCTCGTGAAGGAGAGCGGCATCTCGGGGTTCTGGGAGGCAAGGGGGGCGgtgagagggaagcagagaggctTGGGCTGCAGGGGAAATAGCTTTGGAACATCAAGAAACCCTACTATCTGCGGGATCAAAGTCACTTCTTGGCCCAGCACTCGAGGCCTAAATGCACCCTCCCTGTTCCCAGCAGCATGACTTGACTTGGCTCACATACTTCCTCCACCGGCTCACCTCTCCAAATCCTCCGGAACCCCCCAGACCCGCCACTAGCCTAGGCCTCAGGTTGGGCGGGGCTCCagcccctgggaggaggggctgcaggagctgggggagaaaGGGACTCACGGCAGCCTTGCACTTCTTCATGATTGAGCTCTTCTCCGAGGCCCAGATGGTGATTTCATTGCGATCAAAGTGCCTCACCAGGCTGGCTAtctggaaggaggaggaaggagatgaaAGGGAGTTAGGCCTGGGGTCAAAGTGCCTCACCAGGCTGGCTAtctggaaggaggaggaaggagatgaaAGGGAGTTAGGCCTCTCCCCAGCcgggccctccccaccctgcccacagCACCACCTTGTGAATGAgctgctggttttcctctttgaCCTCCACACTCATGGGCATCCGAGGGAACCTCTGGAAAACATCCTCCAGACGCACCATGTGCCGGTCTGACCCATGTGCAAAGTGgcctgggaggatgggaggggtcagaggaggattggtgggtgggagggggaaccCAGGGAAAGAGGGGCACGTGCCAGAGAAGAGAGGGCAGAGGTTGAGGCCATGACCCCGCTCAGCTGGCCCAGCCCGGGGCTCACAGCCCACGCTCTTACCTGGTGAGAAGTAAATCTCCAGCTCCTCCTTGTagaggggcagctcctggggaGGCAGGGGCGTGTCACCAGGAGGCTCATGGGGGCCTCTGGGTAAGGGGGGGCTAGGGCAAGGCCCACCTCAAACTCCAGGCTGCTCACATCCCTGTTCACGCCTGACTGGCGGGACAGGTTCTCGTCGTgggacaccaccaccacaccGTCCCGGGTCAGCTGACAGTCCAGCTCCAGGAGGTCTGCGCGCTGGGCCATGGCGCTGAGGGAGCAAAGGTCAGTGGGCTGTGGGGCACAGGGTGGTGGGGAGGTTCAGGGGAGCGGGGGGCAATTGAAAGCGGGTAGGCAGGCTGTGCGATGCCTCCAGGGGCTCCAGTCACCCGGACTAGGAAGTGCATGGCACCCCTTGGCTTCATGCCGCGCACAGCTGGCACGGCCTCGCAGCTCGGCGGGGCAGGCGCACTCACTTCTCCATGGCCTCCATGGTGTTCTCCAGCCTCTCTCCAGATCCTGTGTGGGGCAGCGCGGTGGGTCCCTGGGGCTggaccccttcctctcccctggcccctgcctcGTCACCCTGTCAGCCCAGGTGGGCAGCCTCTCTTTCCTCATTCACATCCTGCCCTGTCACCCGCTCTCCTCCTACCTCGGTCCGCCCTCTTCCTAACTTCTGGCCCCGTagacctgcccctctctgctgtccACCTTGGCACGTGTCTTGCTCTCCCTATTCCACCCTCAGTAGCctgcaccccccttccccccgcagcTCACCTCCCCGGTGGGCCCCCAGGCGGGGCCGGAAGGCTGGAACCCCGGGTGTGTGCAGCAGGCGAGGCCGGCGCAGGAAGAAGATGGAGAGCACGGCATAGCTGCCCAGGGCGGGCAGGGCATAGTACAGCACCGAGCTCATGGCCGCTGCCTCCCGGGCTCCGGCTGCCGCCAGCTCAGCTGTCGCCGGTGAATTGTGCTGCCTTGCCGACTGCCTGGCTAATGTAGGCTGATTCCACCGCTGGTCACCACCACGCCCCTGGGACTTGCTCAGCCTGCtgctggcccagcgccaggctgcAGGGCTCAGCTGGGATGGAGTACAGGTGGGAGGCGAGGCCGAGCGGCTCCACAGATCCCAGCGCCCCTCTCTGCTTGACAACCCTGGGCAGTCAGGTTCCCCCCACACGTCTGCTATAACCTCCCCCCTGACCACCTGTGCATGTGGCCGGGGGATACCATCCCTTGCCATTCTAGAAAATCCAGGGGTGTGTAGGGTGCCGGAATCACCCCCGAATCGCCCCAGCCAGTTAGGAAGAcgtcagagaggggagaggacggTGGCTAAGGGGAAAATTGACCCCACTCTGtccaggaggtggagcttcttACACTCCCATCTTCAaccctggccagctggggagccagAGGTGACAGGGCCAGGTAAAGCCACAGCTGGGAGGCAGCTGGGCTGGAGGGTCAGTCTTCAAAGCAGCAATGGCGAGGGGCACGGCATCGGCAAACACAGACAGAGCCAGGGCCATCATATACACATCtctgtatttatatattagacacaggcacaggtgggcaggggcaCCGGGCTCTCCGCGCCCCACCTCCACTTCTGCTCACCCACACACAGAAGCAGCAGGAGTTAGATGTGGCagcgcagggggagggggcttAGGCAGGGCCCTGCTCCTCAAGGATGCTAGCCCTTGAGCCTTAGGAATGTTCCTTGAGGGGAAATGGGTGGGGTTTGAATGAGGTGAGTGGGGCATGGCTGGCCCCGAGTCCCGACTCAGTGTGCCCTAACCCCCCCATCCCTCAGGAGGTCACAGGGCAGCCAGAGCCCTTCGATTCTGGAACCACCGGAGACTGGGAGAGCccggggagaggaaggcagagccgCTGAGGGGAATTTGCTTTGGGGCCACCTGAGCCACAGATCctaggagggcggggagggggcgggagggagcctTGGCCTGCCTGAAGCAGGAGGCCTGAGCAAAGCGAGGGAAGATGGCCAGGCCCGCCCTGTGCCCCGACCTGGGCCGCCGGGGTCCGGGCTGGGCTCAGTGTCCATTTTCTaacagtccagcaggggaggggcagacagGAGGCAGGGCCTAAACaaaaaggcaggcaggaaaggaaCCATTAGCACCAGGAGAGCGCCTGCCGGAGCTCTGACCTCAACCCCTTTCATTTCATCCTTACAGCTGAGTGAGgtgtgcctgtttcctcatcatGGGGAACATGATTACCTGTCTCATGGTACTGCTGTGAGGATGCAACGAGCTCCTACACAGAAACATCTAGAACAATGCGTAGTGCTCTGTGTTTGCTCTCATTATCGGGGCGGTCCCCAGGAAACGGAGCTGCAGAAGTGAGGTGTCTTGCACAATATCACACAGCTCTTACTACGTGTCCGAGCTGGGGTTTGAGCGCAGGTGTGTCTGCCCGCCCTCTCTCAGGCTCCAGCT is a genomic window of Eptesicus fuscus isolate TK198812 chromosome 4, DD_ASM_mEF_20220401, whole genome shotgun sequence containing:
- the GDPD3 gene encoding lysophospholipase D GDPD3 isoform X1, with product MARDGIPRPHAQVVRGEVIADVWGEPDCPGLSSREGRWDLWSRSASPPTCTPSQLSPAAWRWASSRLSKSQGRGGDQRWNQPTLARQSARQHNSPATAELAAAGAREAAAMSSVLYYALPALGSYAVLSIFFLRRPRLLHTPGVPAFRPRLGAHRGGSGERLENTMEAMENAMAQRADLLELDCQLTRDGVVVVSHDENLSRQSGVNRDVSSLEFEELPLYKEELEIYFSPGHFAHGSDRHMVRLEDVFQRFPRMPMSVEVKEENQQLIHKIASLVRHFDRNEITIWASEKSSIMKKCKAANPEMPLSFTRCRVIRLLLLYYLGLLPFVSIPEKFLLCFLPTIINRTYFPFSCSGLNQLSAVVTKWLIMRKSLIQHLEQRGVQVVFWCLNEESDFEVAYSLGATGVMTDYPTALRRYLDNHRAAAQVS
- the YPEL3 gene encoding protein yippee-like 3, with amino-acid sequence MVRISKPKTFQAYLDDCHRRYSCAHCRAHLANHDDLISKSFQGSQGRAYLFNSVVNVGCGPAEERVLLTGLHAVADIHCENCKTTLGWKYEQAFESSQKYKEGKYIIELNHMIKDNGWD
- the GDPD3 gene encoding lysophospholipase D GDPD3 isoform X2, producing the protein MARDGIPRPHAQVVRGEVIADVWGEPDCPGLSSREGRWDLWSRSASPPTCTPSQLSPAAWRWASSRLSKSQGRGGDQRWNQPTLARQSARQHNSPATAELAAAGAREAAAMSSVLYYALPALGSYAVLSIFFLRRPRLLHTPGVPAFRPRLGAHRGGSGERLENTMEAMENAMAQRADLLELDCQLTRDGVVVVSHDENLSRQSGVNRDVSSLEFEELPLYKEELEIYFSPGHFAHGSDRHMVRLEDVFQRFPRMPMSVEVKEENQQLIHKIASLVRHFDRNEITIWASEKSSIMKKCKAANPEMPLSFTRCRVIRLLLLYYLGLLPFVSIPEKFLLCFLPTIINRLIMRKSLIQHLEQRGVQVVFWCLNEESDFEVAYSLGATGVMTDYPTALRRYLDNHRAAAQVS